One Streptomyces hundungensis DNA segment encodes these proteins:
- a CDS encoding VOC family protein: MGGYPEGAPCWADVSLSDPAAGKRFYGELLGWTFDEGGADKQGHYTGAFKDGRRVAALQPKRDGRMPTTWTVYFATPDARALATRIREAGGQLITEPMPVPPHGTLAVAADPGGAVFGLWQGEAHTGFELTRVPGSFCWTEVYTRDKDQADAFYESVFGYRGTSPGSADELGADIRTWSLPGTEPGPDTAVGARSLMSDAFPAALPDHFLVYFLVEDCDATAAACTRLGGRVTAQPFDIRYGRMAVLNDNQGATFAVLQGSGT, encoded by the coding sequence ATGGGCGGATATCCGGAAGGCGCGCCGTGCTGGGCCGATGTCTCGCTGTCCGATCCGGCGGCCGGCAAGAGGTTCTACGGGGAGCTCCTCGGCTGGACCTTCGACGAGGGCGGCGCCGACAAGCAGGGGCACTACACCGGCGCCTTCAAGGACGGGCGGCGCGTCGCGGCCCTCCAGCCCAAGCGCGACGGCCGGATGCCCACCACCTGGACCGTCTACTTCGCCACCCCCGACGCCCGGGCCCTGGCCACCCGCATCCGCGAGGCCGGCGGCCAGCTCATCACCGAGCCGATGCCGGTGCCCCCGCACGGCACCCTTGCGGTCGCCGCCGACCCGGGCGGCGCCGTCTTCGGCCTCTGGCAGGGGGAGGCGCACACCGGGTTCGAGCTGACCCGCGTGCCCGGCTCGTTCTGCTGGACCGAGGTCTACACCCGCGACAAGGACCAGGCCGACGCGTTCTACGAGTCCGTCTTCGGCTATCGCGGTACGAGCCCGGGCAGCGCCGACGAGCTGGGCGCCGACATCCGCACCTGGTCCCTGCCCGGCACCGAGCCCGGCCCCGACACCGCCGTGGGCGCCCGCAGCCTGATGTCGGACGCCTTCCCGGCGGCCCTGCCCGACCACTTCCTCGTGTACTTCCTCGTCGAGGACTGCGACGCGACGGCCGCCGCCTGCACCCGGCTCGGCGGCCGGGTCACCGCCCAGCCGTTCGACATCCGATACGGGCGGATGGCCGTCCTCAACGACAACCAGGGCGCCACCTTCGCCGTTCTCCAGGGTTCAGGCACCTAA
- a CDS encoding PQQ-binding-like beta-propeller repeat protein encodes MEQLTQHDPRRIGPFEVLGRLGAGGMGLVYLARSASGRRVAIKTVRTELAEDQLFRVRFTREVEAARAVSGFYTAAVVDADPRAPVPWLATAYVPAPSLEEIVNECGPLPAQAVRWLAAGIAEALQSIHGAGLVHRDLKPSNVLVVEDGPRVIDFGIASGVSNTRLTMTNVAVGTPAYMSPEQAKDSRSVTGASDVFSLGSTLVFAATGHAPFHGANPVETVFMLLREGPDITGLPDELRPLIESCMQMEHPNRPSPEDLQAQLAPHLFASGSDDSGTASAWLPPRSVAMIEQRRGGGRMLVAPPADPAPSAVRSNRSLPAPPPRPPEPPYAARHAGSSVTYPPVHTDEPVRLPGAKVPIGPGPRAADASRVAVDAGPATGWVRRPGAGGAQAAPVPPPAQPPEVPGRWRPWRFRMSNDVWGTPAVAGDLLYVTSFEVHALDVGTGRRQFKTRDVAWAMAVEGGRIHASDGPTLYALDATDGGELWRGPADAWVYSLKADRGTVVTGTRGGGVQAWEAANGEKLWETTGAQTDFETPEAGPTIHDGTVYLWKDARLRALDARTGVERWSYPVGDAASCGGVPVRVAPAEDGYVYVAAGTRVVAIDISSGHVRWHFEAPAVFLSPPTFAPGPAVAGGGVYLADYLGTVYALVAATGKDRWRIATESRNSVEPVLVADGNVHVGSGNALYTLDAVTSTPKWRFAAGGEVVGAPVVADGRIHFGSADHCLYTLDAAGGQLRWKLATGGEITGSPVVRGGVVYACSKDRCVYALDAVKGTATSGSR; translated from the coding sequence GTGGAGCAGCTGACGCAGCACGACCCGAGGCGGATCGGCCCCTTCGAGGTGCTGGGACGGCTCGGTGCCGGCGGCATGGGTCTTGTCTATCTGGCGCGCTCGGCGTCCGGCCGCCGCGTCGCCATCAAGACGGTGCGCACCGAGCTCGCCGAGGACCAGCTGTTCCGGGTCCGCTTCACCCGTGAGGTGGAGGCGGCCCGCGCCGTCAGCGGCTTCTACACCGCCGCCGTCGTCGACGCCGACCCGCGCGCCCCCGTCCCGTGGCTGGCGACCGCCTATGTCCCGGCGCCCTCCCTCGAAGAAATAGTGAATGAGTGCGGGCCGCTGCCCGCCCAGGCCGTGCGCTGGCTGGCGGCCGGCATCGCCGAGGCCCTCCAGTCCATCCACGGGGCGGGCCTGGTCCACCGTGACCTGAAGCCGTCCAACGTCCTGGTCGTCGAGGACGGGCCCCGCGTGATCGACTTCGGCATCGCGTCCGGGGTCTCCAACACCCGTCTGACCATGACCAACGTGGCGGTGGGCACCCCCGCCTACATGTCGCCCGAGCAGGCCAAGGACTCGCGCAGCGTCACCGGCGCCTCCGACGTGTTCTCGCTCGGCTCGACCCTCGTCTTCGCGGCGACCGGACACGCGCCCTTCCACGGCGCCAACCCGGTCGAGACGGTGTTCATGCTGCTGCGCGAGGGCCCGGACATCACCGGCCTGCCCGACGAGCTGCGCCCGCTCATCGAGTCCTGCATGCAGATGGAGCACCCCAACCGCCCCTCGCCCGAGGACCTCCAGGCGCAGCTCGCGCCCCACCTCTTCGCCTCGGGCTCGGACGACAGCGGCACCGCGTCGGCGTGGCTGCCGCCCCGCTCCGTCGCCATGATCGAGCAGCGCAGGGGCGGCGGCCGCATGCTGGTCGCGCCGCCCGCCGACCCGGCGCCGAGCGCCGTGCGCTCCAACCGCTCGCTGCCCGCGCCGCCGCCCCGGCCCCCGGAGCCCCCGTACGCGGCCCGGCACGCCGGTTCCTCCGTGACCTATCCGCCGGTCCACACCGACGAGCCGGTGCGCCTTCCCGGCGCGAAGGTGCCCATCGGCCCCGGGCCCCGCGCCGCCGACGCGTCCCGGGTGGCCGTCGACGCCGGGCCCGCCACCGGCTGGGTGCGCAGACCCGGCGCGGGCGGCGCGCAGGCCGCGCCCGTGCCGCCGCCGGCGCAGCCGCCGGAGGTGCCGGGCCGCTGGCGCCCCTGGCGCTTTCGCATGTCGAACGACGTGTGGGGGACCCCGGCCGTCGCCGGTGACCTGCTGTACGTGACCTCCTTCGAGGTGCACGCCCTGGACGTGGGCACCGGCCGCCGCCAGTTCAAGACCCGTGACGTGGCGTGGGCGATGGCCGTCGAGGGCGGCCGCATCCACGCCTCCGACGGCCCCACCCTGTACGCCCTGGACGCGACCGACGGCGGCGAGCTGTGGCGGGGTCCCGCGGACGCCTGGGTGTACTCCCTGAAGGCCGACCGCGGCACCGTCGTCACCGGCACCCGGGGCGGCGGCGTACAGGCCTGGGAGGCCGCCAACGGCGAGAAGCTGTGGGAGACGACCGGGGCCCAGACCGACTTCGAGACGCCCGAGGCCGGCCCCACGATCCACGACGGCACCGTCTACCTCTGGAAGGACGCCCGGCTGCGCGCCCTGGACGCCCGCACCGGCGTCGAGCGCTGGTCCTATCCGGTGGGCGACGCGGCCTCCTGCGGCGGCGTCCCCGTCCGGGTCGCGCCCGCCGAGGACGGCTACGTCTATGTCGCGGCGGGCACCCGCGTCGTCGCCATCGACATCTCCTCCGGACACGTCCGCTGGCACTTCGAGGCGCCCGCGGTCTTCCTGTCGCCGCCGACGTTCGCGCCGGGCCCCGCGGTGGCGGGCGGCGGCGTGTACCTCGCCGACTACCTCGGCACGGTGTACGCCCTGGTCGCCGCGACCGGCAAGGACCGCTGGCGCATCGCGACGGAGTCCCGCAACTCCGTGGAGCCGGTCCTGGTGGCCGACGGCAACGTCCACGTCGGCAGCGGCAACGCGCTGTACACCCTGGACGCGGTCACCTCGACGCCCAAGTGGCGCTTCGCCGCGGGCGGCGAGGTGGTGGGCGCCCCCGTCGTCGCCGACGGCCGCATCCACTTCGGCTCGGCCGACCACTGCCTGTACACCCTGGACGCGGCCGGCGGCCAACTGCGCTGGAAGCTCGCGACGGGCGGCGAGATCACCGGCTCGCCCGTGGTGCGCGGCGGGGTCGTCTACGCGTGCAGCAAGGACCGGTGCGTCTACGCGCTGGACGCGGTGAAGGGGACGGCCACGTCCGGATCCCGCTAG
- a CDS encoding putative protein N(5)-glutamine methyltransferase, whose product MSVEPLAASDVITRLRAAGCVFAEDEAELIFATAEGPGQVSSMVERRASGLPLEHVLGWAEFHGLKVAVDPGVFVPRRRTEFLVSRALAAADASRPVVVVDLCCGSGALGAALATALPGAELHAADIEPAAVRCARRNVAAFGGHVYEGDLFDPLPATLRGRIDILTANVPYVPSGEVGLLPPEAREHEPLVALDGGSDGLDVMRRVALAAPDWLAPGGMLLVETSERQVPGALAAMSAGGLTARLSTSEELYAHVVTGVRD is encoded by the coding sequence ATGTCAGTTGAGCCGCTCGCGGCGTCCGACGTCATCACCAGACTGCGCGCCGCCGGGTGCGTGTTCGCCGAGGACGAGGCCGAGTTGATATTCGCCACGGCCGAAGGGCCCGGCCAGGTCTCCTCGATGGTCGAGCGCAGGGCCTCCGGCCTTCCCCTCGAACACGTCCTGGGCTGGGCCGAGTTCCATGGACTCAAGGTGGCCGTCGATCCCGGGGTGTTCGTGCCCAGGCGCCGTACCGAGTTCCTGGTGAGCCGGGCGCTCGCCGCCGCCGACGCCTCCCGGCCGGTCGTCGTCGTGGACCTGTGCTGCGGCTCGGGCGCGCTCGGCGCGGCCCTCGCCACCGCGCTGCCGGGGGCCGAACTGCACGCCGCCGACATCGAACCCGCCGCCGTGCGCTGCGCCCGGCGCAACGTCGCCGCGTTCGGCGGCCACGTCTACGAGGGCGACCTCTTCGACCCGCTCCCGGCCACCCTGCGCGGCCGGATCGACATCCTGACGGCCAACGTCCCCTACGTCCCCTCCGGCGAGGTCGGCCTGCTTCCCCCGGAGGCCCGCGAACACGAACCGCTGGTCGCCCTGGACGGCGGCTCGGACGGCCTCGACGTCATGCGCCGCGTCGCCCTCGCCGCCCCGGACTGGCTGGCCCCGGGCGGCATGCTGCTGGTGGAGACCAGCGAGCGCCAGGTGCCGGGCGCCCTAGCGGCGATGTCGGCGGGCGGCCTCACCGCGCGCCTGTCCACCTCGGAGGAGCTGTACGCGCACGTGGTGACCGGCGTACGGGACTGA
- a CDS encoding enoyl-CoA hydratase/isomerase family protein, with protein MSVLVTRDEETGVAVVTLNRPERLNAIDLDAARQLGSVWRELRGDNTVRAVVLTGAGERAFCTGIDRTAEVAQPSSPYSTDDPLIAIGPKANDLWKPVVAAVRGMACGGAFYLLGEAEFVIAAEDATFFDPHTTYGMVSAYESMYLALRMPHGEAARLALMGTAERMSARRAHEIGFVSELTAPGGELAAALRCAETIASFPTEAVQGTVRSLWAAKEATLAQAHSRAPAFVALGNLPPERQAELYTRRRSKDFRVR; from the coding sequence GTGAGCGTCCTGGTGACCCGCGACGAGGAGACCGGCGTCGCGGTCGTCACCCTGAACCGGCCCGAACGCCTCAACGCCATCGACCTGGACGCGGCACGCCAACTCGGCTCCGTATGGCGGGAGTTGCGTGGTGACAACACCGTCCGGGCGGTCGTCCTGACGGGCGCGGGCGAGCGGGCGTTCTGCACCGGGATCGACCGCACGGCCGAGGTGGCCCAGCCCTCGTCCCCGTACTCGACCGACGATCCCCTGATCGCGATCGGCCCCAAGGCCAACGACCTGTGGAAGCCGGTCGTCGCCGCCGTGCGCGGGATGGCCTGCGGCGGGGCGTTCTATCTGCTGGGCGAGGCCGAGTTCGTGATCGCCGCAGAGGACGCCACGTTCTTCGACCCGCACACGACGTACGGGATGGTCAGCGCGTACGAGTCCATGTACCTCGCGCTGCGGATGCCGCACGGGGAGGCGGCCCGGCTCGCCCTGATGGGCACGGCCGAGCGGATGTCGGCGCGGCGGGCGCACGAGATCGGTTTCGTCAGCGAACTCACGGCCCCTGGAGGGGAGTTGGCTGCCGCGCTGCGGTGCGCGGAGACGATCGCCTCCTTCCCGACCGAGGCCGTGCAGGGCACGGTCCGCTCGCTGTGGGCCGCGAAGGAAGCCACCCTCGCCCAGGCCCACTCCCGCGCCCCCGCCTTCGTCGCCCTCGGAAACCTGCCGCCCGAACGACAGGCGGAGCTCTACACCCGGCGACGTTCGAAGGATTTCCGGGTGCGCTGA
- a CDS encoding Zn-ribbon domain-containing OB-fold protein, translating to MLSPVVDDDGAPFWEYAALGELRVQACAAPDCGRLRFPPRPCCPHCHSFDSEWRRMSGRGRIWSYVLPHPPLLPDYAAQAPYNAVVVELVEDPLIRLVGNVVAEPDAPLDSVDPARLRIGARVQVAFTEVDGVNVPRWLLERA from the coding sequence ATGCTGTCACCCGTGGTGGACGACGACGGCGCCCCCTTCTGGGAGTACGCCGCCCTCGGCGAGCTCCGCGTCCAGGCCTGCGCCGCCCCCGACTGCGGCCGGCTCCGCTTCCCGCCCCGCCCGTGCTGCCCGCACTGCCACTCCTTCGACAGCGAATGGCGCAGGATGTCGGGCCGCGGCCGCATCTGGTCGTACGTCCTGCCCCACCCGCCCCTGCTCCCCGACTACGCGGCCCAGGCCCCCTACAACGCGGTGGTCGTGGAGCTCGTCGAGGATCCGCTGATCCGGCTCGTCGGCAATGTGGTCGCCGAACCGGACGCCCCGCTCGACTCGGTCGACCCGGCCCGGCTGAGGATCGGCGCCCGCGTGCAGGTCGCGTTCACCGAGGTCGACGGGGTGAACGTGCCGCGCTGGCTCCTGGAGCGCGCGTGA
- a CDS encoding lipid-transfer protein — translation MATLKDATAIVGIGQTAFAKHLPEPEKTLACRAILAALDDAGISPAEVDAFASYTMEETDEVEVAKAIGAGDVTFFSKVGFGGGGSCATVGHLAGAIATGQASVGVAWRSRKRGSGTRPWKNTAVQLPTPAQWTRPFGLLRPADEIGMLARRYLHEYGATRDHLFNVALACRNRANQNPAAMMYERPLTREMYMTSRMISDPLCLFDNCLETDGALACVVVSAERARDCRRKPVYVHSAAQGLPAQHHGMVNYWNDDPLTGPAWTAARHLWKQADFGPDDIDVAQIYDAFTPLIPLSLEGYGFCGRGEGAAFTEGGALEIGGRLPLNTGGGGLSEAYVHGFNLINEGVKQLRGSSTAQVPNAATCLVTAGEGVPTSALLLRS, via the coding sequence ATGGCCACCCTGAAGGACGCGACAGCCATAGTCGGGATCGGGCAGACCGCCTTCGCCAAGCACCTGCCCGAACCCGAGAAGACCTTGGCGTGCCGGGCGATCCTCGCCGCCCTCGACGACGCGGGCATCAGCCCCGCGGAGGTGGACGCGTTCGCCTCGTACACGATGGAGGAGACCGACGAGGTCGAGGTCGCCAAGGCCATCGGCGCGGGAGACGTGACCTTCTTCAGCAAGGTCGGCTTCGGCGGCGGGGGCTCCTGCGCCACCGTCGGCCATCTGGCCGGCGCGATCGCCACCGGGCAGGCGAGCGTGGGGGTGGCCTGGCGGTCCCGCAAGCGCGGCAGCGGCACAAGGCCCTGGAAGAACACGGCCGTTCAGCTTCCCACCCCCGCCCAGTGGACGCGCCCCTTCGGCCTGCTGCGGCCCGCCGACGAGATCGGCATGCTGGCCCGCCGCTATCTGCACGAGTACGGCGCCACCCGCGACCACCTCTTCAACGTCGCCCTCGCCTGCCGCAACCGCGCCAACCAGAACCCGGCCGCGATGATGTACGAGCGCCCGCTGACGCGCGAGATGTACATGACCTCCCGCATGATCAGCGACCCGCTCTGTCTCTTCGACAACTGCCTGGAGACGGATGGGGCGTTGGCGTGTGTGGTCGTCTCCGCCGAGCGCGCTCGGGACTGCCGGCGGAAGCCGGTGTACGTGCACTCCGCGGCCCAGGGCCTGCCCGCCCAGCACCACGGCATGGTCAACTACTGGAACGACGACCCGCTCACCGGTCCCGCCTGGACCGCCGCCCGACACCTGTGGAAACAGGCCGACTTCGGACCCGACGACATCGACGTGGCCCAGATCTACGACGCGTTCACCCCGCTCATCCCGCTCTCCCTGGAGGGCTACGGCTTCTGCGGGCGCGGCGAGGGCGCCGCCTTCACCGAGGGCGGGGCCCTGGAGATCGGCGGGCGGCTGCCCCTCAACACCGGCGGCGGCGGCCTGAGCGAGGCCTACGTCCACGGGTTCAACCTCATCAACGAAGGCGTCAAACAACTGCGTGGCAGCAGCACCGCCCAGGTCCCGAACGCCGCCACCTGTCTGGTCACCGCGGGCGAAGGGGTCCCCACCTCCGCCCTTCTGCTGAGGAGTTGA
- a CDS encoding FadD3 family acyl-CoA ligase, protein MRGDLQWGTIAKLVREAAARYGEREAVVEGRGRVSYAELGERVERAAASCMAAGVEPGDRVAIWAPNTGEWIVAALGAVSAGAVLVPLNTRFKGSEAAYVLESSRAKLLFITGTFLGTSYVASLRRATAEGPGPGPLPSLPHLEQVVVLSDDAPESFRTWKEFLAGGESVSGTEVRARADAIAPDAPSDIVYTSGTTGRPKGAVITHAQTLRGYAIWAELAGLCAGDRYLIVNPFFHTFGYKAGIIASLMRGATMVPQPVFTIDTALANIAAERISVLPGPPTLHQSLLDHPARDQYDLSALRLVVTGAAVVPLRLVERLRGELGVDTVLTAYGLSEASGIVTMCRRGDPAQVIASTSGRAIPGTEVCVRAEPGEPGEILVRGFNVMRGYFEDQAGTAGAIDEEGWLHTGDIGVLDEAGNLRITDRIKDMFIVGGFNAYPAEIEQLLALHPEVADAAVIGVPDPRLGEVGRAYVVRRPGSPLTAYDLIAWSRREMANYKVPREVEFVTELPRNASGKVVKGELRGLDTRG, encoded by the coding sequence GTGCGCGGAGACCTTCAGTGGGGCACGATCGCGAAGCTGGTGCGCGAGGCGGCCGCCCGGTACGGCGAGCGCGAGGCCGTCGTCGAGGGCCGCGGCCGCGTCTCGTACGCGGAGCTCGGCGAGCGGGTGGAGCGGGCGGCCGCCTCGTGCATGGCGGCGGGTGTCGAGCCCGGCGACCGGGTCGCCATCTGGGCGCCCAACACCGGGGAGTGGATCGTCGCGGCGCTCGGCGCGGTGAGCGCGGGCGCGGTGCTCGTACCGCTGAACACCCGCTTCAAGGGTTCGGAGGCGGCGTACGTCCTCGAAAGCAGCCGCGCCAAGCTGCTGTTCATCACCGGCACGTTCCTCGGCACGTCCTACGTCGCCTCGCTGCGCCGCGCGACCGCCGAAGGACCCGGGCCCGGGCCCCTGCCCTCGCTCCCCCACCTGGAACAGGTGGTCGTCCTCTCCGACGACGCCCCCGAGTCCTTCCGCACCTGGAAGGAGTTCCTGGCGGGCGGCGAGTCCGTGTCCGGGACGGAGGTCCGGGCCAGGGCGGACGCCATCGCGCCGGACGCGCCGTCCGACATCGTCTACACCTCGGGCACCACCGGCCGCCCCAAGGGCGCGGTGATCACCCACGCCCAGACGCTGCGCGGCTATGCGATCTGGGCCGAGCTCGCGGGTCTGTGCGCGGGGGACCGCTATCTGATCGTGAACCCGTTCTTCCACACCTTCGGCTACAAGGCGGGCATCATCGCCTCCCTGATGCGGGGCGCCACGATGGTGCCGCAGCCGGTGTTCACCATCGACACCGCGCTCGCCAACATCGCCGCCGAGCGCATCTCCGTACTGCCGGGCCCGCCCACCCTCCACCAGTCCCTCCTGGACCACCCCGCGCGCGACCAGTACGACCTGAGCGCGCTGCGCCTGGTGGTGACCGGGGCGGCAGTGGTGCCGCTGCGCCTGGTCGAACGGCTGCGGGGCGAGCTGGGCGTGGACACCGTCCTGACCGCGTACGGCCTGTCCGAGGCGAGCGGCATCGTCACGATGTGCCGGCGCGGCGACCCGGCGCAGGTCATCGCCTCGACCTCAGGCCGCGCGATACCCGGCACCGAGGTGTGTGTGCGGGCCGAGCCGGGGGAGCCGGGCGAGATCCTGGTGCGCGGCTTCAACGTCATGCGGGGCTACTTCGAGGACCAGGCCGGCACGGCCGGGGCGATCGACGAGGAGGGCTGGCTGCACACGGGCGACATCGGCGTCCTGGACGAGGCGGGCAACCTCCGCATCACCGACCGGATCAAGGACATGTTCATCGTCGGCGGCTTCAACGCCTACCCGGCGGAGATCGAGCAACTCCTCGCCCTGCACCCCGAGGTGGCCGACGCGGCCGTGATCGGCGTCCCCGACCCCCGCCTCGGCGAAGTGGGCCGCGCCTACGTCGTGCGCCGCCCCGGCTCCCCCCTGACGGCGTACGACCTGATCGCCTGGTCCCGCCGCGAGATGGCCAACTACAAGGTGCCGAGGGAGGTCGAGTTCGTGACGGAACTCCCGCGCAACGCGAGCGGGAAGGTGGTGAAGGGGGAGCTGCGGGGCCTTGATACCAGGGGCTAG
- a CDS encoding fic family toxin-antitoxin system, toxin component, which translates to MNVTIDLAWILEVAQRAGQDDPAIDDYGVPIAAVERHRAVLVGQDVYQGAYARAAALAHTLGRMRWLERSNLRVAVAVAHAYLIASGIPAKLDQHRVSALAAELKQDGCTAHSVAAVLKTWAV; encoded by the coding sequence GTGAACGTGACCATCGACCTGGCGTGGATCCTGGAGGTCGCTCAGCGCGCAGGCCAGGACGACCCCGCCATCGACGACTACGGCGTGCCCATCGCGGCCGTCGAGCGGCACCGGGCGGTTCTCGTCGGCCAAGACGTGTACCAGGGCGCCTACGCCCGGGCTGCGGCACTCGCGCACACGCTCGGCCGGATGCGGTGGCTGGAGCGGTCCAACCTGCGGGTGGCGGTGGCGGTGGCACACGCCTACCTCATCGCCTCCGGCATCCCGGCCAAGCTGGACCAACACAGGGTTTCGGCTCTCGCCGCCGAGCTGAAGCAGGACGGCTGCACCGCCCACAGCGTGGCCGCCGTGCTCAAGACCTGGGCGGTGTGA